One window from the genome of Polynucleobacter sp. MWH-Svant-W18 encodes:
- a CDS encoding RluA family pseudouridine synthase, protein MALPQTPNSNPVDYIDEEDFISLEIPLEMAGERLDKVLAGSLPDYSRNRLKSWVEAGAVMVDGKVTKARYLLRGGESIKVFPQEMPEQFAFSPENIPLDVVYEDESIIVINKPPGLVVHPAAGNWTGTLLNGLLFRYPELKTLPRAGIVHRLDKDTSGLMVVARTALAQTSLVRQLQERTVGRRYLAWVWGDAPSQGKVLASVGRDQRDRLRMAAGSAQGKPAATLYRRLAKGLFQEQPVALLECRLETGRTHQIRVHLESLGFPLLGDPVYRKKTPGAAKLLTFERQALHAFALSLQHPVSLEWMTWFRMPPQDLMDLLPQVTMSTDDLPKEEALLASLQNEHKA, encoded by the coding sequence GTGGCATTGCCGCAAACTCCTAATTCGAATCCTGTCGATTATATCGATGAAGAGGATTTCATATCCCTAGAAATACCTTTGGAGATGGCGGGTGAACGCCTTGACAAGGTTTTGGCAGGGTCTTTACCGGATTACTCCCGTAATCGTCTCAAGTCTTGGGTCGAGGCAGGGGCAGTCATGGTTGATGGAAAAGTCACAAAAGCCCGGTATTTACTGCGCGGAGGTGAAAGCATCAAGGTATTTCCTCAAGAAATGCCTGAGCAATTTGCTTTCAGCCCAGAAAATATCCCACTAGACGTCGTTTATGAAGATGAGTCGATCATTGTGATCAATAAGCCACCTGGTCTTGTGGTCCATCCTGCAGCTGGCAATTGGACCGGAACGCTACTAAATGGACTCTTATTTCGTTATCCAGAACTAAAGACCTTGCCTAGAGCTGGCATTGTCCATCGTTTAGATAAAGACACTTCAGGATTAATGGTGGTCGCGCGGACTGCCTTGGCCCAAACTTCATTAGTTAGGCAGCTTCAGGAAAGAACGGTTGGGCGTCGCTATTTGGCTTGGGTATGGGGGGATGCTCCAAGTCAGGGCAAAGTCTTAGCTTCCGTAGGTAGAGATCAGCGTGATCGCCTCAGAATGGCGGCAGGGAGTGCACAGGGAAAACCGGCAGCTACGCTATACCGTCGTCTTGCAAAAGGGCTTTTTCAGGAACAGCCAGTGGCACTGCTGGAGTGCCGCTTAGAAACAGGCCGCACCCATCAAATCCGAGTCCACTTGGAATCTTTAGGTTTCCCATTGCTAGGTGATCCCGTTTATCGTAAAAAGACACCTGGAGCTGCTAAGTTATTGACATTTGAGCGACAGGCCTTACATGCTTTTGCTTTGAGTTTGCAGCACCCCGTATCACTAGAGTGGATGACTTGGTTTCGAATGCCCCCTCAAGATTTAATGGATTTGTTGCCGCAAGTCACCATGAGTACAGATGATTTGCCTAAAGAAGAAGCTTTACTCGCATCTTTGCAGAACGAACACAAAGCATGA
- the alr gene encoding alanine racemase, with the protein MASTANSLINRPILASIHTEAFRHNLSRVRELAPESKIWSVIKSRAYGHSFEAALQGLDSTDGFALLNIQNAVRLRESGWQGRILLLEGLFHEKELALAEKLACDLVVHCEAQVRWLEEYQGHKPFNVFLKMNSGMNRLGFKPAAYRVVFHRLHAIGCKMHHMTHFANADQIDRQPTVDGQLEVFNKAIEGLEAPTSLANSAAILWHRNALGDWVRPGIMLYGASPTGLHADIEHSHLQAVMHLHSEIIDIQDLQKGDRVGYGGRYEAPEPMKVGVIACGYADGYPRHAKDGTPVWVSDGTQNGGVICPIVGRVSMDMLTIDLRNAPFAQISSRVELWGNQVPVDDVAQMSDTIGYELLCAVAPRVPIIIK; encoded by the coding sequence ATGGCCAGTACAGCTAATAGCTTGATAAATAGGCCCATTTTGGCATCTATTCACACCGAGGCCTTTCGGCATAATTTAAGCAGAGTTCGGGAGTTAGCTCCAGAGTCCAAGATTTGGTCGGTGATTAAATCGAGGGCCTATGGCCATTCTTTTGAGGCGGCATTGCAGGGACTAGATTCCACCGATGGCTTTGCCCTACTCAATATTCAAAATGCAGTGCGTTTGCGTGAATCTGGCTGGCAGGGTCGTATTTTGCTTTTAGAGGGCTTATTTCATGAAAAGGAATTGGCGCTTGCTGAAAAGCTGGCCTGTGATCTAGTGGTTCATTGCGAAGCTCAAGTGCGTTGGTTGGAAGAATATCAAGGCCATAAACCTTTTAATGTTTTCCTAAAAATGAATAGCGGCATGAACCGACTGGGCTTTAAACCTGCTGCGTATCGAGTTGTATTTCATCGGCTTCACGCCATTGGATGCAAGATGCATCACATGACCCATTTTGCCAATGCCGACCAGATTGATCGTCAACCAACCGTAGATGGACAGTTAGAAGTTTTTAATAAAGCGATTGAGGGTTTAGAGGCCCCAACATCCTTAGCTAATTCAGCAGCGATTCTTTGGCATCGCAATGCCTTGGGCGATTGGGTCAGACCTGGAATCATGCTCTACGGCGCTTCACCCACAGGTTTGCATGCCGATATTGAACATTCTCATCTCCAGGCGGTAATGCACTTACATAGTGAAATTATTGACATTCAGGATCTGCAAAAAGGTGATCGTGTGGGTTATGGTGGTCGATATGAAGCTCCAGAACCGATGAAAGTTGGCGTGATCGCATGTGGCTATGCCGATGGTTATCCTCGTCATGCAAAGGATGGCACCCCAGTTTGGGTGAGTGATGGTACTCAGAATGGTGGGGTGATTTGTCCCATTGTTGGTCGTGTATCAATGGATATGCTCACCATTGATTTGCGCAATGCACCCTTTGCTCAGATCAGCAGCCGCGTTGAACTATGGGGGAATCAAGTCCCAGTGGATGACGTTGCTCAGATGAGTGACACCATTGGCTATGAGTTACTTTGCGCTGTAGCGCCCAGAGTCCCCATCATCATTAAATAA
- a CDS encoding outer membrane protein assembly factor BamD, whose translation MSDALSDASLRLAGPSILKKQATFPRFSLGALLFAAIAVLVLLTGCAGSDGQKDDTDIWSETKLYSEATDKLNEADFAKCGKYFDKLEARFPFGPYSQQAQINAAYCYWKAQEQAQALVAIDRFIKLHQGSPNLDYAYYLKGLITFNDDLGWLGKFTGQDLSERDPQAAKDAFESFKVVVERFPDSKYAPDSLDRMRYIVNSLAEADVIVARYYYQRGAYLASANRAQLVIRDYDRAPAVEEALYILYKSYEKLGMTDLANDTLRVFKLNFPDSQMLETGQRVKKERRWWQFWNK comes from the coding sequence TTGTCCGACGCACTATCAGATGCCAGTTTAAGGCTTGCTGGTCCATCAATTCTAAAAAAGCAAGCGACTTTTCCCCGTTTTAGTCTGGGCGCCCTCCTTTTCGCTGCGATCGCTGTATTAGTGCTGCTCACTGGCTGTGCTGGGAGCGATGGCCAAAAAGACGATACCGATATCTGGTCAGAAACCAAGCTCTACTCTGAAGCGACCGATAAATTAAACGAAGCCGACTTTGCTAAATGCGGTAAATACTTCGATAAGCTCGAAGCCCGTTTCCCATTTGGTCCTTACTCGCAACAAGCGCAAATCAATGCTGCTTATTGCTATTGGAAAGCACAAGAGCAAGCTCAAGCATTGGTAGCCATCGATCGCTTTATTAAATTGCATCAAGGCAGTCCCAATTTAGATTACGCCTATTACCTTAAAGGCTTGATTACCTTTAACGATGACTTGGGCTGGCTGGGTAAATTTACTGGCCAAGACTTAAGTGAGCGTGACCCGCAAGCCGCTAAAGATGCCTTTGAATCCTTTAAGGTAGTAGTGGAGCGCTTCCCAGATAGTAAATACGCTCCTGACTCCTTAGATCGGATGCGCTACATTGTGAATTCACTGGCTGAGGCTGATGTCATCGTGGCACGCTACTACTATCAACGCGGGGCTTATCTAGCTTCAGCGAACCGTGCGCAGCTCGTTATCCGTGATTACGATCGTGCACCAGCAGTTGAAGAAGCCCTCTATATTTTGTACAAGTCCTATGAAAAATTGGGCATGACGGATTTGGCCAACGACACTCTCCGAGTCTTTAAGCTCAACTTCCCAGATAGCCAAATGCTAGAGACTGGACAGCGTGTCAAGAAAGAACGCAGATGGTGGCAGTTCTGGAATAAGTAA
- the serB gene encoding phosphoserine phosphatase SerB: protein MIDAMPQLTIVALSRAPIAEKLVFEIKDQAIQYGKSFHTLGGEISSGPYFMERWECRDLLEVPQREALRSIAARFNTDLCFLSKYPADIQVLAMDMDSTLINIECIDEIADFTGKKSAVAQITEATMRGEIKDFKESLRRRVGLLEGVSADCLEAVYRERLQANPGATELLTGANARGLYTLLVSGGFTFFTEKLRKQLGFHQAQANTLEIIDGKLTGKVLGEIVDGAAKAAYLDQACLELGCSKANAIAMGDGANDLLMMNGSGISVAYQAKPIVKEKADAAFDHVGLDAALMLF from the coding sequence ATGATTGATGCTATGCCTCAGCTCACAATCGTAGCCCTCTCAAGAGCCCCCATTGCGGAGAAGCTGGTCTTTGAAATCAAAGACCAGGCCATTCAATATGGCAAAAGCTTTCATACCTTGGGTGGAGAGATTTCCAGTGGCCCCTATTTTATGGAGCGCTGGGAATGCCGGGATCTCCTGGAAGTTCCACAAAGAGAAGCGCTGCGCAGCATTGCAGCAAGATTTAATACGGATCTATGTTTTTTAAGTAAGTACCCTGCTGATATTCAAGTGCTTGCAATGGATATGGATTCCACACTCATCAATATTGAGTGTATTGATGAAATCGCAGACTTTACCGGCAAAAAATCTGCAGTAGCGCAAATCACTGAAGCGACGATGCGCGGTGAAATTAAAGACTTTAAAGAAAGTTTGCGTCGACGTGTTGGTCTGCTTGAAGGTGTATCAGCTGATTGCCTTGAGGCTGTTTATCGCGAAAGATTGCAGGCCAATCCTGGCGCTACCGAGCTTCTGACTGGTGCTAATGCGCGCGGGCTCTATACCTTGCTCGTTTCTGGTGGATTTACCTTTTTCACAGAAAAATTACGCAAGCAACTTGGTTTTCACCAAGCTCAAGCCAACACTCTAGAAATCATTGATGGCAAGTTAACCGGCAAAGTGCTGGGCGAGATTGTGGATGGTGCCGCAAAAGCAGCCTATCTCGATCAAGCCTGTCTTGAATTAGGATGCTCTAAAGCCAATGCGATTGCCATGGGCGATGGAGCCAATGATTTATTGATGATGAATGGTTCAGGGATTAGCGTTGCCTACCAAGCAAAACCAATCGTGAAAGAAAAAGCCGACGCAGCTTTTGACCACGTCGGCTTGGATGCTGCCTTAATGCTGTTCTAG
- the pgeF gene encoding peptidoglycan editing factor PgeF: protein MSFIKPQWPAPANIQTLVSTRSGGISNAPYETLNLGTHVGDQPARVLGNRQILRKHLPQEPLWLNQTHSTAVSTPSSRAQSPNQPFEADAAVTNIPDEVLVIMTADCLPVLFTNANGSMIGAAHAGWRGLLEGVLEETVGAMLNLEMGSRPQDLVAWLGPAIGPESFEVGVEVLERFQSTGLHDVTQSFMPIENKPDQYLANIYQLARDRLEALGVNAIFGGDLCTVKDQERFFSYRRDGVTGRFASLIWITQ, encoded by the coding sequence ATGAGTTTTATCAAACCACAATGGCCAGCACCAGCCAATATTCAAACACTAGTAAGCACCAGAAGTGGTGGCATTAGTAATGCGCCCTATGAAACCCTCAATTTGGGTACGCATGTTGGGGATCAGCCCGCAAGAGTGTTGGGGAATCGTCAAATCCTCAGAAAGCATTTACCCCAAGAGCCACTTTGGTTAAATCAAACTCATAGCACCGCAGTCAGTACACCCAGTAGTCGAGCTCAATCACCTAATCAGCCTTTTGAGGCGGATGCCGCAGTAACGAATATTCCGGATGAAGTGCTGGTGATTATGACGGCTGACTGCTTACCTGTTTTGTTCACGAATGCGAATGGATCCATGATTGGTGCTGCTCACGCAGGCTGGCGAGGCTTGCTAGAAGGCGTCTTAGAAGAAACCGTTGGCGCAATGCTCAATCTTGAAATGGGTTCTCGCCCTCAAGATTTAGTGGCATGGCTGGGACCTGCAATTGGCCCTGAATCCTTTGAAGTGGGAGTAGAGGTGCTTGAGCGCTTTCAGTCAACTGGGCTACATGATGTCACCCAGTCTTTTATGCCAATTGAAAATAAGCCTGATCAGTATTTGGCGAACATCTATCAACTGGCACGAGATCGTCTAGAAGCTTTAGGTGTGAACGCAATCTTTGGCGGTGATTTATGCACCGTGAAGGACCAGGAACGTTTTTTCTCTTATCGCCGGGATGGAGTAACAGGTCGTTTTGCATCCCTGATCTGGATTACTCAATAA
- the phaC gene encoding class I poly(R)-hydroxyalkanoic acid synthase — MFAGMNTGATPSLAAHHMALIPQERLAEIQKEYFAELAHIATNPEAIEVKDRRFAGKAWHTSWSKVIAATYLLNSKHLLSLAKAVETDEKTKQKILFTTEQMIDALSPSNFIATNPEVLENIISTQGQSIQKGIVNLLADMKKGKVSQTDESAFEVGKNIATTEGYVVFRNELFELIQYTPLTDTVFERPYLMVPPCINKYYILDLQPDNSVVRHMVAQGHTVFLVSWKNPDASMAQVSWEDYVGDGVIKAIEVVQEISKAKQINLLGFCVGGTLTASALAVLAARNEHPAASLTLFTTLLDFTNTGILDVFIDEGMVEMRENTIGGKNGKCGMMSGLDLGNTFSFLRPNDLVWNYVVENYLKGNSPPPFDLLYWNGDSTNLPGNMYCWYLRHTYLQNDLVKPGKLTLCGEKIDLGKIKCPAYLYASHEDHIVPWQSAYESTKILKGKNRFVLGASGHIAGVINPPAKNKRYYFENNKLAETAEAWLEGAKQIPGSWWPNYTKWLEQFGGERKPASTTFGSAKYKKLEAAPGVYVKEKAAPGI, encoded by the coding sequence ATGTTTGCAGGCATGAATACGGGTGCAACGCCATCTTTGGCGGCGCACCATATGGCACTGATTCCTCAAGAGCGTTTAGCGGAAATCCAAAAGGAATATTTCGCAGAACTAGCGCATATCGCTACCAATCCAGAAGCCATCGAAGTCAAAGACCGGCGTTTTGCTGGGAAAGCTTGGCATACTTCTTGGAGCAAGGTGATTGCAGCTACTTACTTGCTCAATTCAAAGCATTTGTTGTCTTTGGCAAAAGCGGTAGAAACCGATGAAAAGACAAAGCAGAAGATTTTGTTCACCACTGAACAGATGATTGATGCACTCTCACCATCAAACTTTATTGCAACAAACCCAGAAGTTCTTGAAAACATTATTAGCACCCAAGGACAATCCATCCAAAAAGGGATTGTGAATTTGCTGGCTGATATGAAAAAGGGTAAGGTCTCACAAACCGATGAAAGCGCTTTTGAAGTTGGTAAAAATATTGCGACAACGGAAGGCTACGTAGTCTTCCGGAACGAGTTGTTCGAGCTCATTCAGTACACGCCACTGACAGATACAGTCTTCGAGCGCCCCTATTTAATGGTGCCCCCTTGTATTAATAAGTATTACATTTTGGATTTGCAACCAGACAATTCTGTAGTGCGTCATATGGTTGCCCAAGGCCATACTGTGTTCTTGGTTTCTTGGAAGAATCCCGATGCATCCATGGCGCAGGTTAGCTGGGAAGATTATGTTGGTGATGGCGTCATTAAAGCGATTGAGGTAGTTCAAGAAATCAGCAAAGCAAAGCAAATTAATCTTTTAGGATTCTGTGTAGGCGGGACTCTCACTGCCTCTGCTCTTGCTGTGCTGGCAGCACGCAATGAACATCCAGCGGCAAGCCTTACCTTATTCACGACTTTATTAGACTTCACTAATACCGGTATCTTAGATGTCTTCATCGATGAAGGCATGGTCGAGATGCGTGAAAACACTATTGGTGGAAAAAACGGTAAGTGCGGCATGATGTCCGGCCTAGACCTCGGTAATACGTTTTCATTCTTACGCCCCAATGATTTGGTTTGGAACTATGTAGTCGAAAATTATCTGAAGGGTAATTCTCCTCCGCCATTTGATTTGCTTTACTGGAACGGTGACTCAACCAATCTTCCTGGCAATATGTACTGCTGGTACCTACGCCATACCTATTTACAGAATGACTTGGTCAAACCAGGAAAGCTCACGCTTTGTGGGGAAAAGATTGACCTTGGCAAAATAAAATGTCCAGCCTATTTATATGCCTCTCATGAAGACCATATCGTTCCTTGGCAATCGGCTTATGAGTCTACAAAGATTCTGAAAGGTAAAAATCGTTTCGTGCTGGGTGCCTCAGGACACATTGCTGGAGTGATTAATCCGCCAGCAAAGAACAAGCGTTATTACTTTGAAAATAATAAGCTTGCGGAAACCGCAGAAGCTTGGCTTGAAGGCGCAAAACAAATACCAGGCAGTTGGTGGCCTAACTACACCAAATGGCTTGAGCAATTTGGTGGAGAGCGCAAACCAGCCAGTACGACATTTGGTAGCGCGAAATACAAAAAGTTGGAAGCAGCGCCTGGCGTATACGTGAAAGAAAAAGCAGCGCCAGGAATTTAA
- the phaR gene encoding polyhydroxyalkanoate synthesis repressor PhaR: protein MVTRTKRAGQDRLIKKYPNRRLYDTQTSTYVTLSDIKGLVMANEVFKVVDAKTDEDLTRNILLQIILEEEAGGAPVFSSQMLSQIIRFYGNSMQGLMGNYLEKTMQSFVDIHNKLGDQTKGLGAGSTPEAWSQMLNLQNPLMQGLMGNYMEQSKDLFVKMQEQMQGSHNMFGSFPFTPQPNKTDKE, encoded by the coding sequence ATGGTTACCCGTACAAAGCGAGCCGGTCAAGATCGACTCATCAAGAAGTATCCGAATCGTCGTCTGTATGACACGCAAACAAGCACCTATGTGACTCTGTCTGACATCAAAGGCTTAGTCATGGCCAATGAAGTCTTTAAGGTGGTTGATGCAAAGACCGATGAGGATTTGACACGCAACATCTTGCTCCAAATTATTCTTGAGGAAGAGGCTGGCGGTGCCCCAGTATTTTCCTCCCAAATGCTTTCTCAAATCATTCGCTTCTATGGCAACTCCATGCAGGGCTTGATGGGTAACTATCTTGAGAAGACCATGCAATCTTTTGTTGATATCCACAATAAATTGGGCGATCAAACAAAGGGTCTTGGTGCTGGCAGCACACCAGAAGCTTGGTCACAAATGCTGAATCTTCAAAATCCTCTCATGCAAGGCTTGATGGGAAATTACATGGAGCAAAGCAAGGACCTATTTGTGAAGATGCAAGAGCAGATGCAAGGCTCACATAATATGTTCGGCTCATTTCCATTTACACCGCAGCCCAATAAAACCGACAAAGAGTAG
- a CDS encoding acetyl-CoA C-acyltransferase family protein, with product MSRDVVVLSAVRSAIGTFNGSLSSFEPSELGGIVMKEAVARSGVDPALINYVTVGNTIPTDSRYAYVARVAAIQAGLPMESVAMALNRLCSSGLQAIVTTAQQIMLGDCDYGVGGGVEVMSRGMYGSPAMRSGARMGDTKMIDLMVGVLTDPFGVGHMGVTAENLVEKWKLTREEQDALAVESHRRAANAIKEGRFKSQIVPITVKTRKGDVVFDTDEHCKPDTTMETLGKMKAVFKKEGGSVTAGNASGINDGAAFFVLADAETAKKAGHKPIARLVSYAVAGVPNHIMGEGPIPATKLALERAGLKLEQMDVIESNEAFAAQALAVTKGLGLDPAKTNVNGGAIALGHPIGCSGAAIATKAVHELQRVQGKYALVTMCIGGGQGIATIFERL from the coding sequence ATGAGTCGTGATGTCGTTGTCTTAAGTGCAGTTCGTTCCGCAATTGGTACCTTTAATGGGTCCCTCAGTAGCTTTGAGCCTTCTGAGCTTGGTGGCATTGTCATGAAAGAAGCGGTGGCTCGCTCAGGTGTAGATCCTGCGCTGATTAATTATGTGACTGTTGGCAATACGATCCCAACAGATAGCCGTTATGCCTATGTAGCACGCGTTGCTGCAATTCAGGCTGGCTTGCCAATGGAATCTGTAGCAATGGCTTTGAATCGTTTGTGTAGCTCTGGTTTGCAAGCCATTGTGACAACTGCACAGCAAATCATGCTCGGTGATTGTGATTATGGTGTCGGCGGTGGCGTTGAAGTAATGTCACGCGGCATGTATGGATCTCCTGCAATGCGCAGTGGTGCACGTATGGGCGATACCAAAATGATTGACTTAATGGTGGGCGTGTTGACTGACCCATTTGGTGTTGGTCACATGGGAGTTACTGCGGAAAACTTGGTTGAGAAGTGGAAGTTAACCCGTGAAGAGCAAGATGCTTTAGCGGTTGAGTCACATCGCCGCGCTGCTAATGCGATTAAGGAAGGTCGCTTTAAGTCACAAATCGTTCCAATTACCGTCAAGACTCGTAAGGGCGATGTGGTGTTTGATACGGATGAGCATTGCAAGCCAGATACCACCATGGAAACTTTGGGCAAGATGAAAGCCGTTTTCAAAAAAGAGGGCGGCTCAGTGACTGCAGGTAACGCCTCTGGTATTAATGATGGCGCAGCATTCTTTGTATTGGCTGATGCAGAAACTGCGAAGAAGGCTGGTCATAAACCAATCGCTCGCTTAGTTTCATACGCAGTAGCTGGTGTACCGAATCACATCATGGGCGAAGGTCCAATTCCTGCGACTAAATTGGCTTTAGAACGTGCTGGCTTGAAGTTGGAACAAATGGATGTGATTGAGTCTAACGAAGCCTTTGCTGCACAAGCCTTAGCAGTGACTAAAGGTTTGGGTTTAGATCCAGCAAAAACCAACGTGAATGGTGGTGCAATTGCTTTGGGCCATCCAATTGGATGCTCAGGTGCTGCGATTGCAACTAAAGCCGTGCACGAACTCCAACGCGTTCAAGGTAAATACGCTTTGGTAACAATGTGTATTGGTGGCGGACAAGGTATTGCAACTATTTTTGAGCGCCTCTAA
- the rimO gene encoding 30S ribosomal protein S12 methylthiotransferase RimO, protein MAGKIGFVSLGCPKALVDSELILTQLSAEGYETAKDYSGADLVVVNTCGFIDSAVEESLSAIGEALAENGKVIVTGCLGARKNADGSDLIQSIHPKVLAVTGPHATDEVMQAIHLHLPKPHDPFTDLLPPTGVKLTPKHYAYLKISEGCNHRCTFCIIPNMRGDLVSRPIGEVLLEAKRLFESGVKELLVVSQDTSAYGVDIQYRTGFWDGKPVKTRMFDLVNALNQIAREHQAWVRLHYVYPYPHVDDILPLMAEFSEYGYGVLPYLDIPLQHAHPDVLKRMKRPASGEKNLERILAWRAACPDLVIRSTFIAGFPGETQEEFEYLLNFLDEAQIDRAGCFAYSPVEGATANQLESPVPEQLREERRAQFMAKAEEISIKRLSKKVGKRIQVLIDKVDESGGIGRSIGDAPEIDGLVRVLLPNKPSKRYRTGEIIRATVIGSQGHDLIAET, encoded by the coding sequence GTGGCTGGAAAAATCGGATTTGTCTCCTTAGGGTGCCCTAAGGCCTTAGTAGATTCCGAACTCATTCTCACGCAATTGAGTGCGGAAGGTTACGAAACTGCAAAAGATTATTCTGGCGCAGATTTGGTTGTGGTGAACACTTGTGGCTTTATCGACTCCGCTGTAGAAGAAAGCCTCTCAGCCATTGGTGAGGCACTCGCTGAAAATGGCAAGGTGATTGTGACGGGTTGTTTAGGTGCTCGCAAGAATGCTGATGGTAGCGACCTCATTCAAAGCATTCATCCCAAAGTACTCGCCGTTACAGGCCCACATGCTACTGATGAAGTCATGCAAGCAATTCACTTGCACTTGCCTAAACCTCACGACCCCTTTACTGATTTGCTGCCGCCCACGGGTGTCAAACTGACGCCTAAGCATTACGCTTATCTGAAAATTTCTGAGGGTTGCAACCATCGCTGTACTTTCTGCATTATTCCAAACATGCGGGGTGATCTTGTATCTCGGCCTATTGGTGAAGTCTTATTAGAGGCAAAACGATTATTTGAGTCTGGTGTAAAAGAGCTATTAGTCGTATCTCAAGACACTAGTGCTTATGGCGTAGACATCCAATACCGTACTGGGTTTTGGGATGGCAAGCCTGTGAAGACTCGGATGTTTGATTTGGTAAATGCCTTAAATCAAATCGCCCGCGAGCATCAAGCATGGGTGAGGTTGCACTATGTCTATCCCTATCCTCATGTCGATGACATCCTGCCTTTGATGGCTGAGTTTTCTGAGTATGGTTATGGGGTCTTGCCTTATTTGGATATTCCCCTGCAGCATGCACATCCAGACGTTCTCAAAAGAATGAAACGTCCTGCCAGTGGTGAAAAAAATCTTGAGCGGATTTTGGCTTGGCGTGCCGCCTGTCCAGACTTAGTCATCCGCAGTACTTTTATTGCCGGTTTTCCGGGTGAGACTCAAGAAGAGTTTGAATATTTACTCAACTTTTTAGATGAAGCGCAAATTGATCGAGCAGGTTGCTTTGCCTACTCACCAGTTGAGGGTGCCACCGCAAATCAATTAGAGAGCCCCGTTCCTGAGCAGTTACGTGAAGAACGCCGTGCTCAATTTATGGCAAAAGCTGAAGAAATCTCGATTAAACGATTATCCAAAAAGGTTGGAAAACGCATTCAGGTTTTGATCGATAAAGTAGATGAGTCCGGCGGAATTGGCAGAAGCATTGGGGATGCCCCCGAAATTGATGGTTTAGTGCGGGTTTTACTCCCAAATAAGCCTTCAAAACGCTATCGAACTGGAGAAATCATCCGTGCAACGGTGATTGGCTCCCAAGGGCATGACCTAATAGCCGAAACTTGA
- a CDS encoding 3-ketoacyl-ACP reductase, which yields MSQKVAYVTGGMGGIGTAICQRLAKDGFKVIAGCGPNSPRKDRWIGEQKALGYDFIASEGNVSDWDSTVAAFEKVKAEVGRVDVLVNNAGITRDSVFRKMTPDAWKAVIDTNLNSLFNVTKQVIDGMVDNNWGRIINISSVNGQKGQFGQANYSTAKAGLHGFTMALAQEVATKGVTVNTVSPGYIGTDMVRAIREDVLEKIVAGIPVKRLGTPEEIASICCWIASEDGGYATGADFSLNGGIHTG from the coding sequence ATGTCTCAAAAAGTCGCATACGTAACTGGTGGTATGGGTGGTATCGGTACCGCTATTTGCCAACGCTTGGCAAAAGATGGCTTCAAGGTGATCGCTGGCTGTGGTCCGAACTCACCGCGCAAGGATCGTTGGATTGGAGAGCAAAAGGCTTTGGGTTATGACTTTATTGCTTCCGAAGGCAATGTTTCTGATTGGGACAGTACTGTTGCGGCCTTTGAGAAGGTGAAAGCTGAAGTTGGACGTGTAGATGTACTGGTGAATAACGCTGGTATTACTCGCGACAGTGTATTTCGCAAAATGACTCCAGATGCTTGGAAGGCTGTGATCGACACTAACTTAAATTCCTTATTTAATGTCACCAAGCAGGTAATTGACGGTATGGTGGATAACAACTGGGGCCGCATCATCAATATTTCCTCTGTGAATGGTCAAAAAGGTCAGTTCGGTCAAGCAAACTATTCCACTGCAAAAGCCGGTTTGCACGGCTTTACGATGGCATTAGCTCAAGAAGTGGCCACCAAGGGCGTGACGGTGAACACGGTTTCTCCTGGCTACATCGGTACGGATATGGTGAGAGCGATTCGAGAGGATGTGCTTGAAAAGATTGTTGCTGGTATACCTGTGAAACGTTTGGGTACACCCGAAGAGATCGCTTCTATTTGTTGTTGGATTGCCTCCGAAGATGGTGGCTATGCAACTGGAGCTGACTTCTCGTTAAACGGTGGTATCCATACGGGTTAA